One part of the Nostoc sp. PCC 7120 = FACHB-418 genome encodes these proteins:
- a CDS encoding peptidoglycan DD-metalloendopeptidase family protein, whose product MKRALKKRVKAVLKNTPTRDDAPADQFNVVNNQANRRARRQAAMIGLAISMGATSLLVTRQSDQAQAAAPVGSQKAASSIPTATDSELKLAATQLGTSRVLATSVPENPVIMEPTAVSQLPGLEAKWQILSSGMSVQLPASENITKNIAFHKTTINHQSQLAQGEQTTKPVKEIAAQLNNVNGVTAGQNTLPTTQPQALADDTTASDGINAQLKAQQEFALSRLQEKSSRLRKSLAELRSEESKDLSKATIGLTQPTSLANQLPPLTTNGTVIEQQLTVANGSQDSLATTIKQPQPINIQVQPLTETSASTANTYEVKPGDTLAAIASRYNTSVAELVKVNNLSNPNQLKISQQLIIPSAIDSSSTIAQAPAIISSNRVQYPGTPTVPNFPVDTARVNPSLPVAQPPSIANNDSVPITVPTPGADSETPVDTIVPLESASAPAETQGVGGNVPIPKAFIEIQRPQQPGKRAARAKGDRLRSLQAEIQRLQAKYRDQQTGNTPVPVVANQNNNTAIPIPVTSPNNFAVTRPISRQQEIAVPIAVPTPLAPNDSNHPVKPQFRATLPVNEALNPEFLPNNAPQNPSVRRVATPPVRLNASESLGRMRGTTVSPKLPPLAAVDQYLPQAIDESVPPPSDSTTAFIWPAKGVLTSGYGWRWGRMHRGIDIAAPVGTPVFAAADGVVEKSGWNRGGYGNLVDIRHPDGSLTRYAHNSRLLVQAGQQVRQGQQIAAMGSTGFSTGPHTHFEIHKTGKGAINPIAMLPATTSNRI is encoded by the coding sequence TTGAAACGAGCATTGAAAAAAAGAGTGAAGGCTGTGTTGAAAAATACCCCTACCCGCGATGATGCCCCGGCAGATCAGTTCAACGTAGTAAACAATCAAGCTAATCGCCGGGCGCGGAGACAAGCGGCAATGATTGGCCTAGCCATATCAATGGGAGCAACCAGCCTTTTGGTGACTCGACAAAGCGATCAAGCCCAAGCGGCTGCGCCTGTGGGTAGCCAAAAGGCAGCCTCAAGTATCCCTACTGCTACTGATTCCGAACTGAAATTAGCTGCCACGCAACTGGGAACTTCCAGAGTTCTAGCGACCAGCGTGCCGGAGAACCCAGTCATCATGGAACCAACAGCAGTTTCACAGTTGCCTGGACTAGAAGCTAAGTGGCAAATTTTGTCCAGTGGAATGTCTGTGCAGCTTCCTGCATCAGAGAATATTACTAAAAACATCGCCTTTCATAAAACTACTATCAACCACCAATCTCAACTGGCACAAGGGGAACAAACAACCAAGCCAGTAAAAGAGATAGCAGCACAACTGAACAACGTTAACGGCGTGACTGCTGGGCAAAATACATTACCAACGACTCAACCACAAGCACTAGCTGATGACACAACCGCTAGCGATGGTATTAATGCCCAACTAAAAGCGCAGCAAGAATTTGCGCTCAGTCGTTTACAAGAGAAATCGAGCCGTTTAAGAAAAAGTCTGGCGGAGTTGCGGTCTGAGGAGTCAAAAGATTTATCAAAAGCTACTATTGGGTTAACACAGCCCACAAGTTTAGCTAATCAACTACCACCATTGACCACAAATGGTACAGTAATTGAGCAGCAGTTAACAGTGGCTAATGGTAGCCAAGATAGCCTGGCAACGACAATCAAGCAGCCACAGCCGATTAACATACAAGTACAGCCATTAACTGAAACATCAGCATCAACTGCAAATACTTACGAAGTTAAGCCCGGAGATACCCTAGCGGCGATCGCCAGCAGATACAACACTTCCGTTGCAGAATTAGTAAAAGTTAACAATCTCAGCAATCCTAACCAACTAAAAATCAGCCAACAACTGATTATTCCCAGTGCTATAGACAGCAGCAGCACCATAGCTCAAGCACCAGCAATAATTAGCTCTAACAGAGTGCAGTACCCTGGCACTCCTACAGTACCTAACTTCCCTGTAGATACTGCTAGAGTCAATCCCAGCTTGCCAGTTGCACAGCCCCCATCTATAGCTAACAACGACAGTGTACCTATCACTGTGCCAACACCAGGCGCTGATAGTGAAACACCAGTTGATACAATTGTTCCACTGGAATCAGCTTCAGCTCCTGCTGAAACCCAAGGGGTGGGTGGTAATGTACCAATACCCAAAGCCTTTATTGAAATACAGCGCCCTCAACAACCTGGAAAGAGAGCAGCCAGAGCGAAAGGCGATCGCTTACGTAGCTTACAAGCAGAAATCCAAAGATTACAGGCAAAATATCGGGATCAACAGACTGGCAATACACCTGTACCAGTAGTTGCCAATCAAAACAACAACACTGCCATACCAATTCCCGTTACTAGCCCCAACAACTTTGCAGTAACTAGACCAATTTCCAGACAGCAAGAAATCGCCGTACCAATTGCTGTACCCACACCATTAGCACCAAACGACAGTAACCATCCTGTTAAGCCTCAATTCCGGGCTACGCTCCCTGTTAATGAAGCATTAAATCCAGAATTCCTGCCTAACAACGCCCCTCAGAATCCTTCCGTTAGAAGGGTAGCTACACCTCCTGTCCGTCTCAATGCTTCTGAGTCGCTAGGAAGAATGCGAGGAACTACTGTGTCTCCAAAATTGCCACCTTTGGCAGCAGTAGACCAGTACTTACCACAAGCAATCGATGAAAGCGTGCCTCCCCCATCAGACTCCACCACAGCATTCATTTGGCCAGCAAAAGGCGTATTAACGTCTGGTTACGGCTGGCGCTGGGGAAGAATGCACAGAGGTATTGACATCGCTGCTCCGGTTGGTACGCCAGTGTTCGCCGCAGCCGATGGCGTTGTAGAGAAATCTGGTTGGAATAGAGGCGGTTACGGTAATCTAGTGGATATTCGTCACCCCGATGGCAGCTTGACCCGTTACGCACACAACAGCAGGCTTTTAGTACAAGCAGGTCAACAAGTGCGTCAAGGGCAGCAAATCGCCGCTATGGGTAGCACAGGCTTTAGCACAGGGCCCCACACTCACTTTGAAATCCATAAAACTGGCAAAGGAGCAATAAATCCTATAGCGATGCTACCAGCCACCACCAGCAACCGCATATAG
- the rsmH gene encoding 16S rRNA (cytosine(1402)-N(4))-methyltransferase RsmH has translation MTKTPLTIEEPIFSHLPVLPQEVITGLVVRPGGRYLDVTVGGGGHSRLILEAAPDVKLTAVDQDGDALTAAKQELAEFGEQVKFVRSNFAAYDFPSTSFDGVLADLGVSSYHLDTPERGFSFRHQASLDMRMDQRQSLSAADVINDWDEVELANIFFKYGEERLSRRIARRIVEKRPFHTTTELAEAIASSVPPKYRYGRIHPATRVFQALRIVVNDELKSLETFIEKAPKALVPGGRIAIISFHSLEDRLVKHGLRNSPLLKVLTKKPIIATDDEIANNPRSRSAKLRIAEKQAETGDEDN, from the coding sequence ATGACTAAAACACCGCTCACTATAGAAGAACCGATATTTTCTCATCTACCTGTTTTACCGCAAGAAGTGATTACAGGTCTGGTGGTGCGTCCTGGTGGGCGTTATTTGGATGTAACGGTAGGGGGTGGTGGTCACAGCCGGTTGATTTTAGAGGCTGCGCCAGATGTCAAGCTAACAGCAGTTGACCAAGATGGGGATGCTTTAACAGCCGCGAAGCAAGAGCTGGCAGAATTTGGGGAACAAGTAAAGTTTGTGCGGAGTAATTTTGCTGCTTATGATTTCCCGTCCACTAGTTTCGATGGTGTACTGGCAGATTTAGGCGTGAGTTCTTATCACCTAGATACCCCAGAGCGTGGTTTTAGCTTCCGTCATCAAGCGAGTCTCGATATGCGGATGGATCAAAGACAATCTCTTAGCGCCGCCGATGTCATTAATGATTGGGACGAAGTTGAGTTGGCAAATATTTTCTTCAAATATGGTGAAGAAAGGCTCTCACGACGTATTGCTAGACGGATTGTGGAAAAACGTCCTTTTCATACAACTACAGAATTAGCTGAGGCGATCGCCTCTTCTGTTCCCCCCAAATACCGCTATGGTAGGATTCATCCTGCTACCCGTGTATTTCAAGCTTTGCGAATTGTCGTCAATGATGAGTTGAAGTCCTTAGAAACTTTTATAGAAAAGGCTCCCAAAGCTCTTGTCCCTGGTGGCAGAATTGCCATTATCAGTTTTCACAGTTTGGAAGACCGTTTAGTAAAACACGGTTTAAGAAATTCACCTTTATTAAAAGTTTTAACGAAAAAACCCATTATTGCTACCGACGACGAGATTGCAAATAATCCGCGATCGCGTTCCGCCAAACTCAGGATAGCAGAGAAGCAGGCTGAGACGGGAGACGAAGATAATTAA
- a CDS encoding NAD(P)H-quinone oxidoreductase subunit H → MARIETRTEPMVLNMGPHHPSMHGVLRLIVTLDGEDVVDCEPVIGYLHRGMEKIAENRTTVMYVPYVSRWDYAAGMFNEAVTVNAPEKLAGVAVPKRASYIRVIMLELNRIANHLLWFGPFLADVGAQTPFFYQFREREMIYDLWEAATGYRMVNNNYFRVGGVAADLPYGWVDKCLEFCDYFLPVIDEYEKLVTNNPIFRRRIEGIGTISREEAINWGLSGPMLRASGVKWDLRKVDHYECYDDFDWDVQWETAGDCLARYTVRMREMRESVKIIKQAIKGLPGGPYENLEAKRLAAGKKSEWDAFDYQYIGKKVSPTFKMPKGEIYARVESGKGELGIYLIGDDNVFPWRWKIRPADFNNLQILPHLLRGMKVADVVVILGSIDVIMGSVDR, encoded by the coding sequence ATGGCAAGAATAGAAACCCGCACTGAACCAATGGTGCTGAATATGGGGCCACACCATCCCTCAATGCACGGGGTTCTGCGGCTAATTGTCACTTTGGATGGTGAAGATGTCGTTGATTGTGAACCTGTAATCGGCTATCTGCACCGAGGAATGGAGAAAATCGCCGAAAACCGTACTACAGTCATGTACGTCCCCTACGTCAGCCGATGGGACTACGCCGCAGGAATGTTCAATGAAGCTGTCACCGTCAATGCACCGGAAAAGCTGGCTGGTGTTGCTGTTCCTAAACGCGCTAGCTACATCCGCGTCATCATGCTGGAACTGAATCGCATTGCTAACCACCTCCTGTGGTTCGGCCCCTTCCTGGCTGACGTAGGCGCACAAACTCCCTTCTTTTACCAGTTCCGAGAACGGGAGATGATTTACGATTTGTGGGAAGCCGCTACAGGCTACCGCATGGTAAATAACAACTACTTCCGTGTTGGTGGTGTAGCTGCGGATTTACCCTATGGCTGGGTAGATAAGTGTCTAGAATTTTGTGACTACTTCTTACCCGTAATTGATGAATACGAAAAGTTAGTTACCAATAATCCCATTTTCCGCCGTCGGATCGAAGGTATTGGCACAATTAGCCGCGAAGAAGCAATTAACTGGGGACTTTCCGGCCCGATGTTACGAGCTTCAGGCGTAAAATGGGACTTGCGGAAAGTTGACCATTACGAATGTTACGACGATTTCGACTGGGATGTACAGTGGGAGACAGCCGGCGATTGTTTAGCCCGTTACACCGTAAGAATGCGGGAAATGCGCGAATCTGTGAAGATTATCAAGCAAGCAATCAAAGGATTACCCGGAGGCCCCTACGAAAACCTGGAAGCCAAGCGTTTAGCAGCTGGGAAGAAATCGGAATGGGATGCTTTTGATTACCAATACATTGGCAAAAAAGTTTCTCCTACCTTCAAAATGCCCAAAGGTGAAATTTACGCCCGTGTGGAAAGCGGTAAAGGTGAACTAGGCATTTATCTGATTGGCGATGATAACGTATTTCCTTGGCGGTGGAAAATTCGCCCAGCCGATTTCAACAACCTGCAAATTCTTCCCCACTTACTACGAGGTATGAAAGTTGCGGATGTTGTGGTAATTCTCGGCAGTATTGACGTAATTATGGGTTCTGTAGATAGATAG
- a CDS encoding GAF domain-containing protein, whose translation MQIHSHAEFDPSSNKPTEQGLQKVLQRLVQTMQRDALVRQTTNQLRESLQVDRVVLYYFYWQWHGQVTFEALSSEEFSILGSTGADECFNDEYAALYLAGRTKAIADIESEPITTCHRDFLRTLQVRANLVVPVLVPKGLWGLLVAHHCQGTHDWKESDIELMQAGAKTLATSPYILES comes from the coding sequence GTGCAAATTCATTCTCACGCAGAATTTGATCCTAGTTCAAATAAACCGACTGAACAGGGTTTACAAAAAGTTCTCCAGCGTCTTGTCCAGACAATGCAGAGAGACGCATTAGTTAGACAAACGACAAATCAACTCAGAGAATCGCTGCAAGTTGATCGTGTGGTTTTGTATTATTTTTACTGGCAGTGGCACGGACAAGTTACCTTTGAAGCCTTGAGTTCCGAAGAATTTTCGATATTAGGGTCAACTGGGGCAGATGAATGTTTTAATGATGAGTATGCAGCACTGTATTTAGCTGGACGGACAAAAGCGATCGCCGACATTGAATCAGAACCCATCACCACTTGTCATCGGGACTTTCTCCGCACTCTACAAGTCCGCGCCAACCTAGTTGTACCAGTTTTAGTTCCCAAAGGATTATGGGGCTTACTAGTCGCGCATCACTGCCAAGGAACCCATGATTGGAAAGAATCAGACATAGAATTGATGCAGGCAGGAGCTAAAACCCTCGCAACATCGCCTTATATTTTGGAAAGTTGA
- a CDS encoding class I SAM-dependent methyltransferase, which yields MNSHSALQKAIAHRIATSPKARITFAEYMDMALYHPEHGYYSSNAVNIGFKGGDFFTSVNLGADLGDLLAEQFVQMWGIFGQPTPFYLVEMGAGQGLLALHILKYIQVQYPNLYKALKYLIVEKSPGLKQEQQERLQGFPVRWCSWEEISPNSITGCFFSNELVDALPVHQFILEGGELREIYLTMQEDQEAQEAKNLSPSPNYELTEVAAAPSTPKLAEYFDLIGINLAQGGYEDGYRSEINLAALDWLSIVADRLQRGYVITIDYGYPASRYYNPRRSQGTLQCYYQHRHHNNPYINIGQQDITAHVDFTALERWGDRCGLEKLGFTQQALFLMALGLGSRIAALSYQEIPVSELLHRRQTLHQLIDPTGLGGFGVLIQSKGLTKEEASQALKGLSVPELGK from the coding sequence ATGAATTCTCATTCAGCGCTACAAAAAGCTATAGCTCATCGCATTGCTACCAGTCCCAAAGCGCGAATCACTTTTGCAGAATATATGGACATGGCGCTTTACCATCCTGAACATGGTTACTATTCCAGCAATGCAGTCAATATTGGGTTTAAAGGCGGAGATTTTTTCACCTCAGTCAATTTAGGTGCTGACCTTGGTGATTTATTAGCAGAACAATTTGTACAAATGTGGGGTATTTTTGGGCAACCCACACCCTTTTATTTAGTGGAAATGGGCGCAGGGCAAGGATTGTTAGCCTTGCATATCCTGAAATATATACAGGTGCAGTATCCCAATTTATATAAAGCCTTAAAATATCTGATTGTCGAAAAATCCCCAGGCTTAAAGCAAGAACAACAGGAACGCTTACAAGGGTTTCCTGTGCGCTGGTGCAGTTGGGAGGAAATATCGCCTAACTCGATTACAGGCTGCTTTTTTTCCAATGAATTAGTAGACGCACTACCAGTGCATCAGTTCATCTTAGAGGGAGGGGAACTGAGGGAAATTTATCTAACTATGCAAGAAGATCAGGAAGCACAAGAAGCAAAAAATCTTTCCCCATCCCCTAATTACGAATTAACTGAAGTCGCAGCAGCGCCGTCTACACCTAAACTTGCAGAATATTTTGACTTAATAGGGATTAATTTGGCGCAAGGTGGTTATGAAGATGGCTATCGTAGTGAAATTAATTTGGCGGCTCTTGATTGGTTGAGTATAGTAGCAGACCGCTTGCAACGAGGGTATGTGATAACAATTGATTATGGCTATCCTGCCAGTCGTTATTATAATCCCAGGCGATCGCAAGGAACCCTACAGTGCTACTATCAACATCGTCATCACAACAACCCCTATATCAATATTGGTCAACAAGATATTACCGCCCATGTTGACTTTACAGCCTTGGAACGATGGGGCGATCGCTGCGGCTTAGAGAAACTTGGTTTTACCCAGCAAGCTTTATTTTTGATGGCTCTGGGTTTAGGAAGTCGCATTGCAGCCCTCTCCTATCAAGAAATACCAGTTTCTGAGTTACTCCACAGGCGACAAACACTACACCAGTTAATCGATCCCACAGGACTTGGGGGCTTTGGAGTTCTGATTCAAAGTAAGGGACTGACAAAAGAGGAAGCTTCTCAAGCACTCAAAGGATTATCTGTGCCAGAACTGGGGAAGTAG
- a CDS encoding NAD(P)-dependent oxidoreductase has translation MKVAFLGTGLMGLPMAQRLLAANIEVVAYNRTPEKLAPLQAAGAEVVTHPRYAIREAECVILMLTNAAAIYHVLLSDTSWRTLQGRTIIQMGTITSTQSQEIRDSIVGGGGEYIEAPVLGSIPEAQAGTLTVMVGAEPQQYERCLNLLKNFGPDPLLIGPVGTASGLKLALNQLIASLTTSFALSLAFVQRQGIDVDKFMQVLRESALYAPTFDKKLQRMLDGNYSNPNFPTKHLLKDTDLFISEAQYLGLDLSSIETVQKLLQTTMKMSFANDDYSALFSVIRDWGEASGG, from the coding sequence ATGAAGGTGGCATTTCTGGGAACTGGACTTATGGGACTACCAATGGCCCAAAGATTGTTAGCAGCAAATATAGAGGTAGTTGCCTATAACCGCACCCCAGAAAAACTAGCACCATTACAAGCAGCTGGCGCGGAAGTGGTGACACATCCCCGCTACGCAATTCGAGAAGCTGAGTGTGTCATCCTCATGCTGACCAACGCCGCAGCAATATATCATGTGTTGCTTTCGGATACTTCTTGGCGGACTCTCCAAGGACGCACCATCATTCAGATGGGAACCATTACCTCCACCCAAAGCCAAGAAATTCGAGATTCCATAGTGGGTGGTGGCGGCGAATATATAGAAGCACCAGTGTTAGGAAGTATTCCTGAAGCCCAAGCTGGTACTCTGACAGTAATGGTAGGCGCTGAACCTCAACAATATGAACGCTGCCTAAATTTACTCAAGAATTTTGGCCCAGATCCTTTACTTATAGGGCCAGTGGGAACTGCATCAGGCTTAAAACTAGCCCTAAATCAGCTCATTGCTTCCTTAACTACAAGCTTTGCCCTCAGTTTAGCTTTTGTGCAGCGTCAAGGTATTGATGTAGACAAATTTATGCAGGTACTACGCGAAAGTGCGCTGTATGCGCCAACTTTTGATAAAAAGCTGCAAAGGATGTTAGATGGCAATTATAGCAATCCCAACTTTCCGACAAAACACTTGCTCAAAGACACCGACTTGTTTATTTCCGAAGCTCAATACCTTGGTTTGGATCTCAGCAGTATTGAAACTGTGCAGAAACTTTTGCAAACAACCATGAAAATGTCATTTGCCAATGATGATTATTCTGCCCTATTTTCTGTCATCAGAGATTGGGGAGAAGCAAGTGGCGGTTAA
- a CDS encoding sensor histidine kinase, whose product MSQEFCPLISPPTLSRGSDRDLCLDSTIQELPMYTFQVEVSLNGVEVAKYFDKYPLLPGVILLEQGKFTGMMSRRRLIEFLMRPYGQDLFAKEPLDVLYRYARLAVLVLADTTPILAAMQHILRRSPEFLAEPLVVQTADNSYRLLDPHELNIAAWQIRGIETQVRYERSQAQMIQNDKMARLGRLVDGVAHEILDPVGFIWGNLTYISNYSQDLLKLIAAYDECLSPGCEEINDIKEEIEFDYLEKDLSKALNSARSGAERLKKLVTSLQNFCHIDAVYPKPVDLHASIDSIVILIKSRLKGEITIIKNYGKIPPVSCFIGQLNQVLMNILSHAVDSLLDETVRRQLQPDSGQSVKQSNIEITTEVISQAATRPNEPDSRWVSICVADNGTGMSEELQQQIRENFSIEKRTEKETSLAVSYRIITARHGGKLNFSSKLGIGTKFEILLPLL is encoded by the coding sequence GTGTCACAAGAATTTTGTCCCCTTATATCACCACCTACTTTATCTAGAGGTAGCGATCGCGATTTATGTTTAGATTCCACCATTCAAGAACTACCAATGTACACTTTTCAGGTGGAAGTTAGCCTGAATGGTGTAGAAGTAGCGAAGTATTTTGATAAATATCCCTTGTTACCAGGGGTAATTTTGCTAGAACAAGGAAAGTTTACGGGGATGATGTCCCGGCGGCGATTGATAGAGTTTTTGATGCGTCCCTATGGGCAAGATTTGTTTGCTAAAGAACCATTAGATGTTCTCTATCGTTATGCTCGTTTAGCAGTTTTAGTGCTGGCTGATACCACACCCATCTTGGCAGCCATGCAACATATATTAAGGCGATCGCCTGAATTTTTAGCAGAACCTCTAGTAGTACAAACAGCAGACAATTCCTACAGATTGCTAGATCCCCATGAATTGAATATTGCAGCTTGGCAAATTCGTGGTATAGAAACTCAAGTACGCTACGAACGCAGCCAAGCCCAAATGATTCAAAACGATAAAATGGCCAGACTGGGTAGGCTAGTAGATGGAGTAGCACACGAAATTTTAGACCCTGTAGGTTTTATTTGGGGTAACTTAACTTATATCTCTAACTACAGCCAAGATTTACTGAAGTTAATAGCTGCTTATGATGAATGTCTATCTCCTGGTTGTGAGGAAATCAATGATATTAAAGAAGAAATTGAATTTGATTATCTAGAAAAAGATTTATCTAAAGCATTAAATAGCGCTCGTTCCGGTGCGGAAAGACTAAAAAAACTCGTCACTAGCTTACAAAACTTTTGTCATATCGATGCAGTTTATCCTAAACCTGTAGATTTACACGCATCGATAGACAGTATTGTAATTTTAATTAAAAGCCGTTTGAAAGGCGAAATCACTATTATTAAAAATTATGGAAAAATTCCCCCGGTCTCTTGTTTTATAGGACAGTTAAACCAAGTATTGATGAATATTTTGAGTCACGCTGTTGATAGTTTGCTAGATGAAACTGTGCGACGGCAATTGCAACCAGATTCCGGACAAAGTGTTAAGCAATCAAATATAGAAATTACAACGGAAGTTATTTCTCAAGCAGCTACCAGACCCAACGAACCTGATTCGCGCTGGGTTTCGATTTGTGTGGCTGATAATGGGACAGGAATGTCGGAGGAATTACAACAACAAATCCGCGAAAATTTCTCTATAGAAAAAAGAACGGAAAAAGAAACAAGTTTAGCCGTTAGTTATCGCATTATCACAGCAAGACATGGCGGTAAACTCAATTTCTCTTCCAAACTAGGCATCGGTACAAAGTTTGAAATCCTACTACCTTTACTCTAG
- a CDS encoding permease, translated as MNQLNNGFTIFLSLLVEAMPFLLLGVLFSSLLLFFVDERKLVEKMPRNPLLGALVGSMVGFLFPVCECGNVPVARRLLMQGVPTPVAVGFLLAAPTINPIVIWATWTAFREQPEIVVFRVIFSLLIATIIGFVFSFQADLEPIVQPAIARYLKFNPPAKPDTKRRGRYSTTKDTNTPSMLRSGTYILGGRAGGIPTRLDANLAPVNEASSNSKPLRDKLRLLLDNSIQELRELGAVMVIGSAIAAAIQVLAPRELILSLGSGPITSILVMLVLAAVVSICSTVDAFFALSFAATFSSGSLLAFLVFGPMIDIKSVGLMLSIFKPKAIFYLFALAGLLTFLFTLFINLHVI; from the coding sequence ATGAATCAACTGAACAATGGTTTCACAATATTTCTGAGTTTGCTAGTCGAGGCGATGCCCTTTTTGCTACTTGGGGTTTTATTCTCCAGTTTGCTGCTGTTTTTTGTAGATGAGCGCAAATTAGTAGAAAAAATGCCCAGAAATCCCTTATTAGGTGCTTTAGTTGGCAGTATGGTCGGCTTTTTGTTTCCAGTATGTGAATGCGGAAATGTACCAGTGGCGCGGCGCTTGCTGATGCAAGGAGTACCTACACCCGTAGCGGTTGGTTTTTTACTAGCAGCACCCACAATTAACCCAATTGTGATTTGGGCAACATGGACAGCATTTAGGGAACAACCAGAAATAGTAGTTTTCCGTGTGATATTTTCGTTGTTAATCGCCACAATCATCGGTTTTGTTTTCAGTTTTCAAGCAGACTTAGAACCCATAGTCCAACCAGCGATCGCCCGTTATTTAAAATTTAATCCCCCAGCCAAACCAGATACGAAACGCCGGGGTAGATACTCTACAACAAAAGACACCAATACACCCAGTATGTTACGTTCTGGGACTTATATTTTAGGTGGTCGAGCAGGTGGTATTCCAACGCGACTAGATGCTAACCTAGCCCCGGTAAATGAGGCTAGCAGCAACAGTAAACCGTTGAGAGATAAACTACGCCTGTTACTAGATAACAGCATCCAAGAGTTGCGGGAGTTGGGCGCAGTCATGGTAATTGGCAGCGCGATCGCCGCAGCTATTCAAGTTCTAGCGCCTCGTGAATTAATCCTCAGTCTAGGTTCCGGCCCGATTACCTCAATTCTCGTCATGCTAGTGTTAGCCGCAGTAGTATCCATCTGTTCTACTGTCGATGCGTTTTTTGCCCTATCATTCGCCGCAACATTCAGCAGTGGATCGTTATTAGCCTTTCTCGTCTTTGGGCCCATGATCGACATCAAAAGTGTTGGCTTGATGTTATCCATATTCAAACCCAAAGCGATTTTTTACCTATTCGCGTTAGCTGGTCTACTGACATTCCTGTTCACCCTTTTTATCAACTTGCACGTTATTTGA
- a CDS encoding TIGR03943 family putative permease subunit, producing the protein MTKSQVPNKLLSWLDVLAITAWGVLMLRYWLTGKLNLLIHPNYFALVVVAGIVLLIIGFAKAHELWRLRPRDVTPNPQHITFFAPGWGSGLLLFTAILGFIITPQVFASDKALQRGVTDLLSTSRLQPQSFRASTRPEERSLVDWVRTVNVYPEPDSYTGQKAKVQGFVIHPPDIGKEYIFLARFVLTCCAADAYPVGLPVKLAANQERYSPDTWLEVEGKMTTETLSGKRQLTIAATSIKKIPQPANPYSY; encoded by the coding sequence ATGACTAAATCTCAAGTACCAAATAAACTGCTCTCTTGGCTAGATGTCTTGGCAATTACCGCCTGGGGCGTATTAATGCTGAGATATTGGCTAACTGGCAAGCTCAATTTATTAATTCACCCCAATTATTTTGCATTGGTGGTTGTAGCGGGTATTGTCTTATTAATTATTGGCTTTGCTAAAGCTCATGAACTGTGGCGCTTACGTCCTCGTGATGTCACCCCCAACCCCCAGCACATCACTTTTTTTGCTCCTGGCTGGGGTAGTGGCTTACTGCTATTTACGGCGATTTTAGGCTTTATTATTACACCACAAGTATTTGCCAGTGATAAAGCACTCCAGAGGGGTGTGACAGACTTATTAAGCACCTCACGCCTGCAACCCCAATCCTTCCGCGCCTCTACGCGTCCAGAAGAGCGATCGCTTGTAGATTGGGTACGCACAGTCAATGTCTATCCCGAACCAGACTCATATACAGGTCAAAAAGCCAAGGTGCAAGGATTTGTCATCCATCCCCCAGATATTGGCAAAGAATATATATTCCTCGCTAGATTTGTCCTCACCTGCTGCGCCGCAGATGCTTATCCTGTAGGTTTACCAGTCAAATTAGCAGCTAATCAAGAACGGTACTCTCCCGACACTTGGTTAGAAGTAGAAGGAAAAATGACCACCGAAACCTTAAGTGGTAAACGTCAATTAACGATCGCCGCTACCTCTATCAAAAAGATTCCCCAACCAGCAAATCCATATAGTTATTAG